The sequence ACATGCTTTCTACACCTATTTCTGTACAAAACAAGATTAAGTCCTGAAATAAATACCATGACATAGATAGCGTCTTTTAACTAATTGCATGAAAAGATGGGTATTGTCCAGACAGGTTTAGATTAGggttaattcaattaaaatcttTGCCTTTAGTTTGTAAGACAAGctaaatgcctttactgttgctgcattttttattttttattttaatttatgaagaTTCAGTCAAAGATTTCAGACAGTTAAAATACAATCAACATCAACATTGATTAATAAATTGTCATTTAAGTTCCCATAAATTATGTTTGAACAGAAAACTTTTACATCACTATTAGCTTAatctttatatttctgtttgttgctgtatttttttatagggTTGCCATATATCCTTGTTTTCAGTAGGCCTACATGACTTGACCAGGATTTCAAAACTGGTTGAAAAGTccggttttggctttgttttcctatctTTTTCATGCTTGGTGATAGTAATGACTAAAAAGTTGTTTTGACCAATAGCGTGCAGGTATTGTATATAATCAACCTATTGTGGCGTGTGAGAATGTGGAATCTACCTTCAGTCAAACCATTATAAATACTCCTACAGTATGAGAACtgcaatatgaataaataaataaataaatgttttagggCAATATGGAAATCCCGGCCAAGTCAGGATTTTACGTAGAGTctaaatcagtggttcccaaccacgttcctggagccCCCGaaccccccaacactgcatgttttccatgtcaccttaatcaaacacacctgattcagatcatcagctcattagtagagactccaagacctaaACTGggtgtgtcagagaaaggagagatgcaaaatgtgcagtgttggggggcctccaggaacgtggttgggaaccactggtctaaatgTTTTATGACCCCAAATATGCAGTCTCAGAGTCACCACTAGATGGCGTGACTATTTCAGATCAGAGTCTGTAACTAGCGATCTGGGATACATTTTATTCACAGGTGTATTTAAAAGTTACATTGTGCTGTATATCCATGTgatgaaatgtaacttttttgttATGTTGTCAGTCACTTCATTTAACTGTTGTCATGTTTGCTTGCTGCTCCAAAGGGAGAGACTTTAGTATTCATTAGTTAGTGATAACTGATAATAACTGATAAGTGAAAGTTTGTTATGGGTGGAGAAGATCTTTGTAATCATGACTAGATAAGAGTAGATTGGACACACTAAATTACTCATAAGTAAGAAGAATATATGATACATTCTAATAGAAATGAGCTTTATGGTCACTGGGTTTTGTACAGTAAAACGTGAAAGGGAGGGTCATTGCGCTGTTATAAAATGCACCTCCAAAGTATCCTATCATAAAATACATTCCCCTGTTCCTTAGCTGGATTGATCATTCAGGTGGATTTTTTTCCGATCCAAATACTAAGGATGAATGTGCTCTGTTTTTCTCTACTTGCTATTTTATGCAGGTTTGCTTCAAGTGCAGGTAAGTATGTTAAATTGAGTAAATGTCATCTTATTTATCATAAAAACAGATTTACTGTTAAACCTGATGCTGCTGAATTTAGGTAGTCCATCAATATATCATTTTagataataattttagtactgtaTATAGTGGAAGACCTGCAAGAATGATACGTTTACGAAGTGCATCAAGATTTATGAGAATCTTATAATGAGAGttgttgatttttgatttgtaagACTGAAATTAATACAACATTACTGCATACATTTGTGGATAAGCAGATttaaaacacattgattaaaCACCTTTGAAGGGTTTAGATGACCAGTTAAAATCTTCTTAACTGACTGACTTAAATATAGAAAACACACATTGGCTATTGTCTGTTTTCATGTACATGTAAGTGCAATCAATTAAATGTGATTAGATTTCATTATCAATATATTACACTACATATAAATTAGTTTGCAATAAGTCAACTTTGTTTCCTTTCAGATTGGTGCTATCAATCTCAAGTATCTTGCAACAATCAGTCATGCATAGGTGAGCATGTGCCttgttcagtgtttattttattattagagaatttttttttttttttttcaaaaagtgtgggttatatattttttaattaaacacttctattcaaaaaggatgcattaaattgctcaaaattgACAGTGGGgtctttgaataataataaataaataatcagcacaactgttgtcaacactgataataagaaatgtttattgagcagcaaatcagcgtatagaatgatttctgaaggatcatgtgacactgaagactggagtattatgctgaaaattcagctttaacatcacagaaataaatgccattttaaaatatattcaaattgaaaacagttattttaatttaatttctgtttctactatacttttgattttttttttaaaatgcatccttgatgagcaaaagagacttctttgaaagaCATTAAAcagtccaaacttttgaacaattgtatgatttatattaatatagcaTGACTTTTTTTATAGGACCGGATGACTGGGCATTAGTAGCCACAGACTGTGGAAATACAAAACAGTCACCCATTAACATTGTAACAAAGAAAACTGTCTTTGACAGTCTTCTAAGCCCAGTGCAGTTTAAAGGCTACCAAGATACAATCACTACTGTCATTACAAACAATGGCCACACAGGTGAGTTACTCTTAAGCATAgcctacatttaaattttttatatccTTTACCAATTATTGGCAACTGTATATCGATTTCACTTTATAAACCATTTTTgccatatattttattatctgtagtGCAAGTTAATCTGCCAGACAGAGCAACAATAAGTGGAGCCAGTTTAGAAGCAAATTACAAAGCTCAGCAGCTTCACCTGCACTGGGGCAAGAACGGTGGACCCGGATCAGAACATACTATAGATGGAGAGAAATATCCTATGGAGGTAACAAGCTATTGAGATatccatcttatttttaatgtaagggCAGGGATGTCCATTTGGTAATTGAGTGTGCATGGCTTCCGGTATCATCTGCTTTCAGTCGTTTTACCTATACAAAAATAatctgttatgctgcttgatattgcaaagtGCTATTTGTTATCATACTATTTTAACTTATTAACATATTCATAAACACTCTGGTTTATACCACAAATAGTTACCAGTTACTGCACTTTGCGATTCTTCTACTCGTCAGTGGTTAATGAATCAGAAATCGTGcaaattcacacagaaaatagCGTTTTCcacattgcaaaataaggtggacaGACAGGTGTTATTCGTACACTTATCTGTGAATCGATAAGAAACTAAGAATGCATTTTGTATCTTTAACAGCTTCATATTGTACATATAAAAGAAAACTACAACTCTGTGGAACAGGCCATTGTTGACCCGTCTGGAGTTGCTGTTCTTGGATTTTTTTATGAGGTAAAACcacattttctaaatgtttgtaACTTGCAggtaataaaacagcattttatcaCATGCATCTTATCTTACAGGAGTCACAAAGTGCCAATAAAAAATATGATGGCATCATAAATTCTCTGAAAAATATTACACATCCTGGTAAGGTTATTTCATATACCTTTAAggtttaataaatatgttaatttattgcTTTTCGTTTGATATACAGCAGTGTTAAACATAGTCACGCAAGGTCGCAATATCTCTAATATGGGAGGAACCtgtttgataatgttttattattctgACAGGCTATACTTAGAACAAAGAACAGGAACTTCATGACAACTTGTAAAACATCTTTTTTAGGCACCAATGTAACACTGCCAGCTGTATCATTAGACATGCTCATTCTCCCCCATAATGAATTGGAGAGGTACTTCCGCTACCAGGGGTCCCTCACCACACCAGGCTGCTCTGAAGCTGTGGTCTGGACAATATTTGAGAAAGCAATACCGCTCAGCAAGGAACAGgtaatttgttttgtgtataaACAAATGAAAGTTTAACACATcataagaataaaagaaaaccaTGCATTTATCTTTGTCTCGCAGCTTTCTGCATTTTCAAACCTGATGTTTTCTGATGGGACTGCCATGGTAAACACATACCGGCCCATTCAGCTGCGGTCTGGACGTGAAGTGTATTATTCTAGgagttatgttttttgtgttagCACTGCCTTATTGGTCAGCTCTGTTTTTACATCCCTCTATGTTCTCACTGTCTAATTTATAGTTATAAAGCAAGTTATTTATCATTCATCAATAATTCATGGCAAATCAAACTTTATAATTGTTTAGCCATATGTGCCATCAAAATGTATGTAACATAAAATGATCTAGTATGAAAGGCATGCAGGTAGTCAAACATATGCACCCTCTCCACATCCAACGTCTGAGGTCTTCTCAAATTTCTCTATCTGTACCTAATGAAaattaattctataaaaaatactgaatgaaatgttgtgaaaaattattttttttaactctgtcCCAAATTGTGCGTGTAACTGTTACTGCGCAATATTCCCTGTTACAAGAATGTGGAATGCTTGATTTGTGGAAAGTATAAATTAACAAGCACAAAACAACATTGTATAACATTATACAGCATACATGGCTGCACATGTGATATTATTAGACAATACTTTGAGAACTGGTCTTggtgatttttatcattttaattactgtattcttgtttttctgtatttgtaaACGTTCAAtccaaattataaaacaataaaaagaaatttgacaaacaaacaaacacacacacagtcatgcaaTGATTGTAATGAATAACTACCCTGCAAAATTTTACaggctgaacattttttttttatttattgcacctGTTACAGCCTTATGGGATAAGAAGGAAGTGTGTTCTCATTGGCCAAATTCTCAGAAGACAGATTGTTCAATGACATAACAAGTTGGGCGATTTCTTATTGGTATCAAAATATATGGCAACCGAAAGGAGAACTGAGATGGAGAGAAGGAAAAGGgaactatccacctttttcttcaacgtAGAAGTAAgtctatgggtgagacttccggttcattagccactATAGGTGAATAACGAGGAGAATTACAATGTGCaataaacggtaaaactgtttgcactacaaaccagtgtgttcataattaaaataatacatgaaaataatatgataagacacaccaactttGAGACCGGAAGCCACatccatagaatttacaaatggccacgcccatttttacgacaagaaaaaggtggataagaattttaaattcaaagaataaaaactttattttgagagGGTGCGTTTACCAGTGAgctggttttaaaggggtcatatgacgttgctaaaaaataacactattttgtgtatttggtgtaattatatgtatttatgcggtttaaaaaaaaaaacatttttttccacatactgtacattattgtttctcctatttgccccgcctttctgaaacacgttgatttttacaaagctcatcgttctgaaaagcaaggtgtgctctgattagctagctatccagtgtgttgtgattggctgaatacctcaagcgtgtgacagaaatgttacaccccttgccatactgtgatgctgtgtcccggtgCGACGAGACTAAACCAATAAAATCCTttacaaactaggcatttgttgcatccagtgaggacataattactgattataatgacttatactgtctttttacgcgttgtgttgcatattgagccacgtaaacataaaaccatgtctgcatttgtgattggagaaacgacaaacaacaagcgctaacAGTTACTCCACAGtggaatcatcagtggcaaattctttaaatatgaaaatgactgTGAgccagaacagctggcattgtaggctactctccgaGGTGCACGCACTCagatatttgggttgaactgttctggaacagtgttgtagatacaacttaaccactgatttctagttgtgtcctcttttggaaggctaaacagagtattttcgctttcgcaaagaaacacacagcgtctccacgacatggtgccggcagcaacaatactacagcgataatcaaagttacgccttctttctttgcatgaacatttgggtggggTTATGCAAATCTCAATGATTATGactagacatgtgggggcgtatttaaatgaggcgttttaggagggcttggagagtcttaacttttataaaaaatatctcttagGGTaagagactttagtctttgcaactttagtgatcttatctatgcacaaacagcttgtaacaccccaaagagaaaggaaaacttgaaatcgcatcaaatgacccctttaaaactgctTTGGACTGGAAAATTTAGctggacctggcaaccctgatcaaTGCAACCACACATTCAGCTGTCCAGCACTCCATATAAATGTGATCTGTCTGTAGAGGACGACATGTTATCCATGTTCAACTGGATCAAAGTTCAACATTAAGGCGTTGTTGTGTGCATTAATAATGCGCGTTGGGTTCCTCCAGAGCCTCTACTGAGCGGCAAACCCAGTGGCTGAAAAACTATGATGGACGTAAGTAACACTCTAGCGACGCAAGCCATCGATTCATTTTTGTGAATCGGTTCTTTCCAATAGCTCATTTCAATCTGTGATGGCTGTTTTCGAATCCCTGTTTCGCGAAGCTTCGAAACTTTTGGAAATCATTTGTTTCGAACCAATGGTTCGGTGCGCGTAGCAACTGTCAAAATCACATGATTTCAGTAAGGAGTGCTctgaaatgtttcaaaagttCAATGGTTTGCCGTTGGGGGGCGAGTTCTGCAAGAGGTCTGTGAACCCATGAATGAGATCGCCCCCTAGCGGCGACCTCGTAGACGAGCATCCATAAAACAAAACTATCCCCGCAAATGAAGAACACATAGGGTATAGACAGACTCTTATTTAATGGTATTTGATGATCTGttaatttgcattaattataCTTTCAAAAAATCATTTGCAGTGGCtttgtaaaagctgttttatgcATATGTTGACCAGCGCGTCAAAACAGTTAATCATTTTGCGAAGCAAATTGATTCTAAGCTTAGACAGAGGTTCGTTACTGCCATCAGCCGAGTCAGtgattcatttaattagtcaTCACTCTCTGACATCAAGACGTGCATATTACGTTGCTGTTTTTTGTTAGAGATTTTTAAAtaagggtttttttctttttcttttttttgtcattgcatttcagtttgttaaatttataaaaaagacAACCCAAATATGTgtgataaataagtaaatatatgtatttgtatgtgtattgATAACACTGTTGAAAAATAACATAACTTTTCACTTTATCAGTAAAGAACTAAGTTTACTCCAATGCTCTATAATTTCTTATTCACAGTTCACTTAttggtttttaaaagaaattgatCTTGAGTTCAGTGAGTCTGAGTTGTTGAAACTGCTCAGACTaaacaatttatgaaataaatcagTGTGCACTTGTGAGGCTTACCAGTCCATAAAAGAAAGGAATATTGATGATGATCTTATCATTAACATTAACAGGTATAGGAATGTTTTATTAGACTTTTTAGCCTGTATTCagatttcaaacaaaacattttcatatatttgtgtgttttagcaTGAGTGGACAATGAGTCGTCAATCATGCTGATGCACACTTCTACAGTGCCAGCAAATACGCAGTGACGGCTCTCACAGAAGGTTTGAGGCAAGAGTTACGAGAGGCCAAAACCCACATACGTGCCACAGTAAGAGCAGAACGATCAAGATGTGCTTCTGTTGAACactttatttatgtaatatgattATTGAATGTCCAAAGCCTTGTTGGTACTAAGTGTGCTTTTTCTTAAACAGTGCATTTCTCCTGGCTTAGTGGAGACAGAATTTGCCTACCGACTCTTTAGCGAAAACCCAGAAAAGGCTGCTGCTGCTTATAAAAGTATAAAGGTATAGACAAATTCTGAATCCTTTCTATACATTGTTGTAGATcatcatttaatgtttaaatatttaaatatcatatttacagTGCCTACAAGCAGTTGACATCACAAATGCAGTGGTGTATGTCCTGAGTGTTCCTCCTCATGTTTAAGTAAATGTCGTCCATCACTGGAGAAGAAAATATTGTGGTGATAGTGTTTGCTAACATTGTTCATTTATACAGGCAGTTTACAATCAGTTTGAGCAGTGTATGGTAGGAATTTACTAAAAGATTTCTTGATTAAATTCTTAATGGTTTTCCGTTCCCACTTCTAGATTGGTGACATTCAGATGAGGCCTGTGGAGCAGCTGACATAAACAGCAAACAAACAGGATGAAGAATCTCTGACATCTTTATCATCTTATTCTTAATAGCCCATGAATGGTATAAAAAATGAACTGTAGAGCCGACAAAAGCCACAAGAATGTCTCATAAACAATTTCTGCACTCCAAATCTTTGAAATGCAAATAGCAAGAACACAGAACACTGCTCTGTCTGATCATGaagttttgttaaatttttataattattataatgaatattattgcgtatgttgtaaaaaaaaaaaatagtattacagaaataatgtaataaGCACCAATGGTACTTTGCATTAAGTATTAAGGCAGAATCAGAGTAATTTATTTTGCTTGACAtcataatgaatgaatgtacagataaacataaatattttgttgaatgtTAAGGAAATTTGATACTTCTTTATTAGTTTATCTTCAGTGCTgtgcctgcatttttttttaactgtgatgttttaaatgaggtattaactaataaataataatgttgcaCTTATCTTCTTGAGGTGTTTGTGATGAAACTATCAAATCAGCTCTTTTTCAAGTCAAGGAGATGTatgaatgtttttcttcttttgcagtGAAGCCCACCAATAATGTAGTATAGTGACATTACAGGAACCTCTAAATATTTTAGTGCATAGAAATTGAATACAGTTAGCATGAATGTTTCAGGCAAAATTATATCATTTCCATATTCTGCATTGAGTattgatatttatgtttaatttacatGCATTTCGAAGAGCATTTTAGGAACGTGACGCTTCGAAACTCAAGGGAGTATGCAGACGTGCTTTTCGCAGCAACACTCCTAACGGTTAAACACGTTTTACTGAACTGAATTTTACTGTTACACTGGAAAATACGGAAGTAGTACATAATAGCAAGCTGTTGCAATGTTTGAATTACAATAATTTCTTCTCACTGCAAACCCGCAAAAATCTCGGAGGAATTGACAGGATACAGGTGCGCTGATGTAGCACAGTAACAGAATCGGGCGTGCATTGCTATTGGCTAGATGAGTAGCTATAAATTGACAGAAGGGGATTCaagagattcaagattcaagatttttattcgtaacatacacgattatatagagcatatataaccagcagtgaaatgtgagtcagctcactggcataaagttggcttgacgttggacattagacattcgcaaatctaggggccgtctctaaagttacatgcgaaactactgtacacttctctaacgtcaatagcatgcaaggagaatgactaacagccatgaaaacaactgttaactgttcatccaggtgtcagctataatgcacaccttttatattttttgataatcattcaaataaactgtaaatcatatggaaatcaattgctacttttcattaccgaatggatttaaacacaaatttaaagctcaatagcatttgaacagaatgactcacattcataaaacatactgtaaagtgttcatctaggtgtaaTGCACACCatgcatatttttcataattattcaaataaactgtaaatcatatgtaaaaaaatgctacttttcattaccgatgGGGCATGTAAAATaggccataatttgaagctcaatagcatttgaacagaatgactgactttcataaaacatactgtaaagtgttcatctaggtgtcaactataacgcacaccgttcatatttttcataattattcaaataaactgtaagtcaCATGTAaatcattctgttcaaatgctattgagcttcaaagtatggcatattttacatttgagcccattcggtaatgaaaagtagcaatattt is a genomic window of Cyprinus carpio isolate SPL01 chromosome B15, ASM1834038v1, whole genome shotgun sequence containing:
- the ca4b gene encoding carbonic anhydrase 4b, with product MNVLCFSLLAILCRFASSADWCYQSQVSCNNQSCIGPDDWALVATDCGNTKQSPINIVTKKTVFDSLLSPVQFKGYQDTITTVITNNGHTVQVNLPDRATISGASLEANYKAQQLHLHWGKNGGPGSEHTIDGEKYPMELHIVHIKENYNSVEQAIVDPSGVAVLGFFYEESQSANKKYDGIINSLKNITHPGTNVTLPAVSLDMLILPHNELERYFRYQGSLTTPGCSEAVVWTIFEKAIPLSKEQLSAFSNLMFSDGTAMVNTYRPIQLRSGREVYYSRSYVFCVSTALLVSSVFTSLYVLTV